The Candidatus Omnitrophota bacterium nucleotide sequence CTTATAGTATGATTCAAGCGATGGGGTCGCGCCGCCCAGCACAACCGCGGCGGAACAAATCCTGGCTCTGATAACTGCCGCGTCAACAGCATGGTATCGCGGCACGTCCTGCTGTTTATATGAAGTATCGTGCTCTTCATCAACTATTACAAGAGCCAGGTTCCGGACGGGCGCGAAAACCGCCGAGCGCGCGCCTACTACGATATGGCATAAGCCATCCGCCAATTTTTTCCATTCATTGTATTTCTGGCCTGATGTCAGGCGGCTATGAAAAACCGCCACACTGTCCCCGAAGCGGGCCTTAAACCTCTCCACCGCTTGCGGCGTAAGCGATATTTCCGGCACAAGCACAATACAACCGCCGCCTTTTTTAAGCGCATTGCCTATAGCCTGCATATAAACTTCGGTTTTTCCGCTTCCCGTAACGCCGTGGAGCAGAAAGACTTCGTGCAAACCGGCATCCACAGCCTTGTTTATGGCTTTAAGCGCGTCAAACTGTTCTTTCGTCGGAGCAAACGCCGATGAAGGCTTTATAGCGCTGTAATCATCCTCCTTGGCCCTGCACTTAACCGAGACATTGCCTTTCTTAAGGCTTGATGGTACCGCCGCGCCCACCACCGAGCCCCACGAACAAAGATAATGCCGCGATATCTCTTTGGTAAGTTGAAGTATGTCTTCACGCAATATAGGTTCTTTATCAATAACCGCCAGAACGGGTTTGACGCTTTCGCAATCCGTCTTATCGGATAATCCGATTACATAACCTATTGTTTTGCGCGGGCCGAAATTTACCCAGACCCTTTTGCCTAAAGCGATATCTTTTCGCGTATCCTCGCCCGCTTCATAATCAAAAGGCCCTTCAACCGGAAGGTTTACAAGAACTTTTGCGTATAAATGATTTTTACCTGTAATATTCACGTATTAAAAACGCCTTTTTTGTTTTTTAAAAATTATCCGGGCCAGCCCGCAATAAAAGCCCTTGCGGCAGGCAACTGCCTCACGCTTTTAACATATCGCGGACATTTTTCATGTCTTCCCAGGCCAGGCGCTTGTCCTGCGGATTACGCAAAAGATAAGCGGGATGAAATGTGCACAGCACATTTACTCCTTTGACCTCGTAAAATCTGCCGCGTAGTTTTGATATTGGCTCCTGGCTTGAAAGTATCGTCTGCGCCGCGAACTTTCCTAAACAACACACAATAACCGGCTTTATAATATCAATCTGCCGCATAAAAAATTCATTGCAGGACGCTATTTCGTCCGGAAGAGGGTTTCTGTTTTGCGGAGGGCGGCACTTAAGACAATTGGTTATATAGACGTCTTCCCTGCGCAGGCCTATAGCCTCTATAATCCTTGACAAAAGCTCTCCTGCTTTGCCGACAAAAGGCCTTGCCTGTATGTCTTCATTAAGCCCCGGAGCTTCGCCGATAAACATAAGCCTGGCATCGTATGACCCTTCTCCAAAAACAATATTTCTCCTGCTTTTGCATAACCGGCACCTGGAGCATTCAAGAACAGCCGCCTTCAACGTATCCATGGCCCGGGCTTTGTCCTGCGCGGTGTAAACATTATGGGCGGTGAAAATGCCGCCGCCGGGCGAGTCGGAACAATTCGCAAAAGGCATAGGCTTAATAAGCCCTGACAGCACGTCATCTGCCATACCGGATTCTTTTTCAAAATCCATATAGCTCTTAAGATCTTTTTCTAAATCTTTGTAGTAACCATTCATCTTTTTAACATTCCAAGCGCCAAACCGGCTATGTCAATAGCGGCAGAAGGCTTGCCTGCCTGCCTTATGCGTTTTTCAAGCTCATTACAGCTGGCAGGATTATGCCGGACATTTTCTATGATCGCGTTTATATCATTCAGGGTTTTCGCCTTAAAACCGATATTATTTTCCGTTAAAAAAAGTGCATTGGCCTGTTCCTGCCCGGGTATGGGATTGAAACATATGATAGGCAGGCCTATTGATAGGGCCTCTGCTACCGTAATACCTCCGGCTTTGCTGACCATAATATCGCTTGCCGCCATAAGCTGTGCCACATCATGGCTGAAGCCCGTTACCTGGATATTTTTCCCCGGGCCCATATCTACAGCGCTTACCTGACTGCGCAGGGCTGTATTATGGCCGCAAACAACTATGACTTGCAGATTAAAAGTTAAGGCGCGCAGGCGTTTCAGTATCTGGATAACCGGGCCAACGCCAAGGCCTCCACGCATCATAAGTATGGTAAATCTGCCGCTGTCCAATCCAAGCCTTGCCCGGGCCTGTTGTTTCAACGTAACAGTTAAAAACTGCTTTCTTACCGGAATGCCCAGAGGCATAATCTTTTCCCGCGTAACGCCCATGTTTTCAAGGCCTAAGGCCGTTTCGTTTGCGGCCACCGTGTAAATGTCAACGCAATCTGATATCCAGTAAAGATGAGGCATAAAATCAGTAATAACATTTATAAGCCTGGATTTTATCAAACCCTTTTTCTTAAGCCTTGATATAATATAGGGGGCAAAAAAATGGGTTGAAACAATAACGTCAAAGTTTTCTGCGCGCAGAAACTTAGCAAGCCTTTTTGAATTCGCGATATTGGCAATCATCCTGAACAATGAGGCAAGCACGAAGAAAAATCTGATATTTAAAAGCCTGTAAAAAAATCCCCAAAGCCAGGGAAACTTTTTTATCATTATAATATATGTCCTTTTATAAAAAAACTTAAAAAACCTGGTCGTGTAATTCAATGAATCAATAGGCATTACCAGGACATCTGCTTTATAATAAAGCAGGCTTTTGTATATAGCCTCGGCGGCCTTCTTATGGCCGTCTCCAGCAGAAGCGTATATAACAAGTATTTTTTTCATATCATTACCCCATATCTGTATCATATCCTGACACCGCTTTTTCGCGGAGCAGGAAACACCTGCAAGACAAAATCGGTTTTCAGGGCCTTTTATGCGCGTCTACCGCGCGCCTTACACTTTTTATATGTTCCGGCGTCGTGCCGCAGCATCCTCCGATAATATTGGCGCCTTTCTCAATAAGAGAAATCGTGTGCTTGCCAAAGCATTCGGCAGTCTCGTCATATACGATCCTGTCCGATTCCATTCTCGGCATTCCCGCGTTTGGCTGGGCTATAATGGCTGACGCTTTCTGCTCTTTTATCCCTAAAACAATATCCGCCATATCAATGCCGGTGACTGTGCAATTGGAACCTATAATATCAGCTCCCGCTTTAACGGCCTGTTCAACGAAACAGGCTATATTTATGCCTGATGTTGTTTTAAAGCTTTTGTCCTTTAACCGCTGAAAAGTCATGCTGGCGATAACAGGCAATTTCGTATTATCCTTCACGGCAAGTATAGCACAGTTTAATTCCTGCATATCGTAAAATGTCTCTAATAAAATAAGATCAACCCTCGCGTCTTCAAGTGTCCGCGCCTGTTCGGCAAAAATATTATACATCTGGTCAAACTCAATATCTCCCACAGGTTTTATATATTCTCCGCTGGGGCCTATATCACCGAGCACATAGGCCTTGTCCCGGGCGGCCTGCCTGGCAAGTTCGGCAGAAATCGTGTTTATCTGCCGCACCTTGTCCTGCAGGCTAAACCTCTTAAGCTTCAACCAGTTGGAGCCAAAAGTATTTGTTGTTATCATATCGGCTCCTGCCTGTATATAGGACTTGTGTATATCAAGCAGTTTCTTATGATTTACCATGCCCCAGTAATCCGGGCATTCCCCCTCTGGCATGCCGTTTTGCATAAGCATAGTCCCCATCGCGCCATCGCAAACCAATACCTCTCTGATAAGCCTTTTTTTAATATCCTTCATTTTAAGCCTCCTGCCGGAACCCTTTCGGCAAAAAAAGTTATTTATGGCAGCGACAAAGGCACCGGAGCAATTTACGCTCTGCCAGGATTATGTCTTTTACGGAAGAATATAAATTCCTTGACACAAAATCAGGATTAATGCTCCAATCCTTTATATCTTTTTTTGAACAATATCCCGACAGAACGGCTATTGTCTTCAGGCCAAAGGCACGGCCTGCAAGCATATCCCTTTCCGTGTCTCCTATAAAATAAGAATTCTTTCTGTCAAAGGCTATCCCTGCCACAGCCTTTTTAAGCATTCCTGTTTTTGGCTTACGGCATAAACATCCGGCATCAGGGTGATGTATGCAATAGCATATCTTATCAAGCCGGGCGCCGCTTTTGGCAAAGCCTTTTGTCATCTTTTCCGTAATCCGTTTTAAATCCTCTCCGGTATAAAGGCCCTTGCCCACCCCGGTCTGGTTAGATATTATCATAACCAAAAACCCCGCCTCATTAAGCAGTTTTACGGCCCTGCGCGAACCAGGGAGAAATTTAAATTCCGAAGGCCTTTTTACATAATCGCGGTAAACGGGATTTACATTAATCACTCCGTCCCTGTCTAAAAATACTATTCTTTTCATGATCCCTATTTTTCCTTTTCTTACGGCTTTTAAAATATCGGTTTTACCGCCTTTGACAGCCATAGCTTATATATCTCTTTGGTATAAATCCTCCACGGCCTCCACGGCCATATCCACGCTTATATTGTTAAGGCATTTCAAATCATCGCATGCAGGCAGATTAAAATTTTTATAGCAAGGCGAGCACGGTAAAGACCTGTCTCTTAATATAATATATCTGCCGCAGTCAGGATACGGGCCATAAACATTTTCAGGAACCGGGCCGAATATGGAAACTGTCTTTGTCCCTGTCGCGGCAGACATATGCAGTGGGCCGCCGTCATTGGTAAGCAAAACCTTGGCGTGCTTTAAAACCGCCACAGATTCCATAAGTGAGCACCTGCCGCACAGATTTACCACCGCGGGGACTGCCTCTTTTATAAAATCGCATAACTTGCTCTCGTCAGGACTGCCCAAAAGCACTATCTTAAGCGGTAATTTGCCTGCTAACCGCGATACGGCGCTGGCGAATCTTTCAATAGGCCATCGCCTCCTGAAAGCCGTCAAGCCCCAACTCGCGCCGGCGCCGGGCATGACACATAAATATTTATCCGTTAAATCCATGCCGCAAGAGCGCAACAGGCTGCCGGCTTTCCTAATGTCCTCTTCCAAGACGTAGACCTTGGGTATTGCCTGTAAATCAATTGCTGGATTTAAAAGAGCCAGTAAACTCTTATGGTAATCTACCACATGCCTGCCGCAA carries:
- a CDS encoding uracil-DNA glycosylase, coding for MNGYYKDLEKDLKSYMDFEKESGMADDVLSGLIKPMPFANCSDSPGGGIFTAHNVYTAQDKARAMDTLKAAVLECSRCRLCKSRRNIVFGEGSYDARLMFIGEAPGLNEDIQARPFVGKAGELLSRIIEAIGLRREDVYITNCLKCRPPQNRNPLPDEIASCNEFFMRQIDIIKPVIVCCLGKFAAQTILSSQEPISKLRGRFYEVKGVNVLCTFHPAYLLRNPQDKRLAWEDMKNVRDMLKA
- a CDS encoding glycosyltransferase; its protein translation is MIQIWGNDMKKILVIYASAGDGHKKAAEAIYKSLLYYKADVLVMPIDSLNYTTRFFKFFYKRTYIIMIKKFPWLWGFFYRLLNIRFFFVLASLFRMIANIANSKRLAKFLRAENFDVIVSTHFFAPYIISRLKKKGLIKSRLINVITDFMPHLYWISDCVDIYTVAANETALGLENMGVTREKIMPLGIPVRKQFLTVTLKQQARARLGLDSGRFTILMMRGGLGVGPVIQILKRLRALTFNLQVIVVCGHNTALRSQVSAVDMGPGKNIQVTGFSHDVAQLMAASDIMVSKAGGITVAEALSIGLPIICFNPIPGQEQANALFLTENNIGFKAKTLNDINAIIENVRHNPASCNELEKRIRQAGKPSAAIDIAGLALGMLKR
- a CDS encoding homocysteine S-methyltransferase family protein, giving the protein MKDIKKRLIREVLVCDGAMGTMLMQNGMPEGECPDYWGMVNHKKLLDIHKSYIQAGADMITTNTFGSNWLKLKRFSLQDKVRQINTISAELARQAARDKAYVLGDIGPSGEYIKPVGDIEFDQMYNIFAEQARTLEDARVDLILLETFYDMQELNCAILAVKDNTKLPVIASMTFQRLKDKSFKTTSGINIACFVEQAVKAGADIIGSNCTVTGIDMADIVLGIKEQKASAIIAQPNAGMPRMESDRIVYDETAECFGKHTISLIEKGANIIGGCCGTTPEHIKSVRRAVDAHKRP
- a CDS encoding HAD family hydrolase, which gives rise to MAVKGGKTDILKAVRKGKIGIMKRIVFLDRDGVINVNPVYRDYVKRPSEFKFLPGSRRAVKLLNEAGFLVMIISNQTGVGKGLYTGEDLKRITEKMTKGFAKSGARLDKICYCIHHPDAGCLCRKPKTGMLKKAVAGIAFDRKNSYFIGDTERDMLAGRAFGLKTIAVLSGYCSKKDIKDWSINPDFVSRNLYSSVKDIILAERKLLRCLCRCHK
- a CDS encoding glycosyltransferase family 9 protein, whose product is MARAKDRRILLINPFGIGDVIFTTPVIQSIKSAFPGSYIGYLCNKRTAPILFSDPSVGVVFVFEKDEYRRLWQLSKTSCIASAWRLFRRIGRERFDTMLDFSMAREYSFFSMLAGIRRRIGYNYKNRGVFLTDKVEIANGYCGRHVVDYHKSLLALLNPAIDLQAIPKVYVLEEDIRKAGSLLRSCGMDLTDKYLCVMPGAGASWGLTAFRRRWPIERFASAVSRLAGKLPLKIVLLGSPDESKLCDFIKEAVPAVVNLCGRCSLMESVAVLKHAKVLLTNDGGPLHMSAATGTKTVSIFGPVPENVYGPYPDCGRYIILRDRSLPCSPCYKNFNLPACDDLKCLNNISVDMAVEAVEDLYQRDI